One stretch of Sebastes umbrosus isolate fSebUmb1 chromosome 5, fSebUmb1.pri, whole genome shotgun sequence DNA includes these proteins:
- the depdc1a gene encoding DEP domain-containing protein 1A isoform X1, which translates to MSSHVITPGPYRATKLWNEVTRLFRAGMPLRKHRQNFRHHSSCFTASAAVDWMHQMLRSNSNFGPDVTRQQTVQLLKKFLKNHVIEDVKGRWGTEDLEDNTTLYRFPSSSPLKPIPSAPGSIKKRPSFRDKEGFFRFRNIKKQHEKETLENVDPALQAGAENQPTGEQQAPRRELTVEDEQEIWRDITLTHLQRILGVASLDEVLDQRYVNPQNIIHNMTKVNKHGVVTLDDKTNDLPHWVLSAMKSLANWPKYDSAQPSYPGFERDVFKTVSDYFYSLPQPVLTYELYELFINVLVFCGYVAAPTTHQRGKRKKPDLPSAPPPAKAYFRSTECLLLSLLRQGACDEAESPMREVLGGKLQSRLAALKGGIAGAGDGHLGGSCISLSLSTVGSARPQTRSCSLETILDDSAPLTRQRLFLSNDSLASCAHSNRSQDDSPALTTSHSRTDFTSVSKATPFTCENAPGGTTRNRQSVAGLSVGQRLRSLRPHSVGSCLDIVIETKEEDVKESKLQGRATSCLNVNTPADQHHFLASRPPSLSSFHPSHHPFPSFASSALARVQGSHATTGPSGPRPASSTSDLWTHPAPAVVRRCISSLDVSKPSRPVSLFKPPVCVPSSISQLPQPKPEHSLLQPQCERVTIEALQLCTLLLPPNSRRKLQLLMRMMSRISQNVDIPRLHPAIGTRTLMVHTFSGCVLGSAEECDLDELLATRLVSFLMDHQQSILSVPEYLLSAINDHIQYLRTVQVPIDGVSNVDGGIPVCAPMPIYTFCHQISGAEFEQQKLESSQKAMEELLEMLLTNQNMSEKERRKKLKQFQKQYPDIYSRRFPSSDGENKADNKPKIKPPLLNIMKTKAFSIRN; encoded by the exons ATGAGTTCTCATGTTATCACTCCTGGACCGTACCGGGCCACAAAACTG TGGAATGAGGTGACTCGATTGTTTCGGGCCGGTATGCCCCTCAGGAAACACCGCCAGAACTTCCGGCACCACTCCTCCTGCTTCACCGCCTCTGCCGCCGTTGACTGGATGCACCAGATGCTTCGTAGCAACAGCAATTTTGGCCCCGATGTCACCAGGCAGCAGACGGTGCAGCTCCTGAAGAAGTTTCTGAAGAACCACGTGATCGAAGACGTGAAGGGTCGCTGGGGCACGGAGGATCTGGAGGACAACACCACGCTGTACAG ATTCCCTTCCAGTTCCCCTCTGAAGCCCATTCCCTCGGCCCCTGGCTCTATTAAGAAAAGGCCTTCGTTCAGGGACAAAGAAGGTTTCTTCAGGTTTAGAAATATCAAGAAGCAGCATGAAAAGGAGACACTG GAAAATGTAGATCCTGCCCTCCAAGCCGGGGCAGAGAATCAGCCAACAGGAGAGCAGCAGGCGCCGAGACGAGAGCTGACGGTGGAGGATGAACAGGAGATCTGGAGAGACATCACCCTGACCCA CCTGCAGAGGATTCTGGGCGTTGCATCTCTTGATGAGGTTTTAGACCAACGTTATGTGAACCCACAGAACATCATCCATAACATGACCAAAGTCAACAAGCATGGAGTGGTCACACTGGACGACAAGACCA ATGACCTTCCACACTGGGTTTTGTCTGCCATGAAGAGCCTGGCTAACT GGCCGAAGTACGACAGTGCACAGCCATCCTATCCCGGCTTTGAGAGGGATGTCTTCAAAACGGTGTCCGATTACTTCTACAGCCTTCCGCAGCCAGTACTCACATACGAACTGTATGAACTATTTATCAACGTCCTGG TGTTTTGTGGGTACGTCGCTGCGCCCACGACGCACCAACGTGGGAAGCGCAAGAAGCCCGACCTCCCCTCGGCGCCCCCTCCGGCCAAGGCGTATTTCCGCTCCACAGAGTGTCTCCTCCTGTCGCTGCTCAGACAGGGGGCATGTGACGAGGCGGAGTCGCCAATGAGAGAGGTGCTCGGTGGGAAGCTTCAGTCGCGGCTGGCAGCGCTGAAAGGAGGTATCGCCGGCGCAGGTGACGGTCACTTGGGAGGTAGCTGCATCTCTCTGAGTCTGAGTACAGTCGGTTCAGCGAGGCCTCAAACCAGGAGCTGCTCGCTGGAAACTATCCTAGACGACTCCGCCCCTCTCACCAGGCAACGGCTGTTCCTGTCCAATGACAGCCTGGCAtcctgcgcccatagcaacaggaGCCAGGATGACAGCCCTGCCCTCACCACATCCCACAGTCGTACAGACTTTACATCTGTATCCAAAGCAACCCCCTTTACTTGTGAAAATGCTCCAGGAGGTACAACCAGAAATAGACAGTCTGTAGCAGGACTGTCAGTCGGGCAGAGGTTGCGCTCCTTGCGGCCGCACAGCGTCGGCAGCTGTCTGGACATTGTCATAGAAACCAAGGAGGAGGATGTCAAGGAGTCCAAGCTGCAAGGCCGAGCGACCAGCTGCCTTAACGTGAACACTCCTGCAGACCAGCATCACTTCTTAGCTTCACGCCCTCCCTCGTTGTCCTCCTTTCATCCCTCCCATCATCCTTTCCCCTCCTTTGCTTCATCTGCTTTGGCCAGAGTACAAGGGTCTCACGCTACTACAGGACCTAGCGGGCCCAGACCCGCCTCCAGTACCTCTGATCTCTGGACGCACCCCGCACCCGCCGTCGTCCGCCGCTGCATCAGCTCTCTGGATGTGTCAAAGCCGTCTCGGCCCGTTTCACTGTTCAAACCGCCTGTCTGTGTGCCCTCCAGCATCTCCCAGCTCCCCCAACCCAAACCTGAACACA gCCTTCTCCAGCCTCAGTGTGAGCGCGTGACCATCGAGGCCCTGCAGCTTtgcaccctcctcctcccccccaacTCCCGCAggaagctgcagctcctcatgaGGATGATGTCGCGCATCAGCCAGAATGTGGACATACCCCGCCTCCACCCCGCCATCGGCACCCGAACACTG ATGGTTCACACATTTTCAGGCTGCGTCCTAGGCAGCGCTGAGGAGTGTGATTTGGACGAGCTGTTGGCTACCAGATTGGTGTCATTTCTAATGGATCATCAACAAAGCATCCTCTCGGTCCCAGAGTACCTGCTCAGTGCTATCAATGACCATATACAGTACCTGCGCACTGTACAG GTCCCGATCGACGGTGTTTCTAATGTTGATGGCGGCATTCCAGTTTGCGCTCCGATGCCCATCTACACGTTCTGCCATCAGATTAGCGGCGCTGAGTTTGAACAGCAGAAGCTGGAATCGTCCCAGAAGGCCATGGAGGAGTTGCTGGAGATGCTGCTGACCAACCAAAACATGAGTGAGAAGGAGAGACGCAAGAAACTGAAGCAG TTTCAGAAGCAGTACCCAGACATCTACAGTCGGCGGTTTCCCTCTTCAGACGGGGAAAACAAGGCCGACAACAAGCCAAAGATTAAACCTCCACTCCTCAACATCATGAAGACCAAAGCTTTCAGCATCAGGAACTGA
- the si:ch211-198n5.11 gene encoding methylcrotonoyl-coenzyme A carboxylase 2 isoform X1: MYRCIVRSVCGVGKVCPAFVPPYTQSPSWMLRNRTEERHHRLAEQCWQCSVRSMSSAARKKKALRSAFPVLEQPLQPEHQRVYEANLRNSDACHNKYIEFSEKVRKGGGENAIARHTQRNRKLLVRDRLRLLLDDEDFLELSPFAGLGLPYGDVPSAGCMTGIGRINGLWCVFIAQDATVKGGTSYPITVKKTLRAQEVAIQNRLPCVYLVDSGGAFLPLQSEIFPDKNQGGRLFYNEAIMSAMKIPQVSVVCGSCTAGGAYLPTMAEESVMVHRIGTLFLAGPPLVKAATGEEVTPEDLGGATVHAEVSGCVDHFARDEKEAYYFTRNIVSTLNFQLPEGEEEDEEMMRKKKAEEEPLYSSEELLGLAPKSYNYSLDVKMVVSRLTDASRFQEFKARYGTTLITGFAKIHGHLVGIVANNGELLYQAALKGSHFVQLCDQRDIPLIFLQNTTPAAAQTLSTTQAEMDSNRLKAQGSMMSAVACATVPKITVVIGGCHGADSYAMCGRAFDPSFLFLWPNARVSMTAPGHAGSLLPSDSEQDEDLKKKQEDKLNKRLEEESSAFFSSGRLWDDGVILPQDTRKVLRDCLDIIKQQQYQLSTEKLQPPLLRI; encoded by the exons ATGTACCGCTGCATTGTAAG gagtgtgtgtggcgTAGGAAAAGTGTGTCCTGCCTTTGTGCCTCCTTACACCCAGTCACCATCGTGGATGCTGAGAaacaggacagaggagagacatcACAG GCTGGCTGAGCAGTGTTGGCAATGTTCAGTCCGCAGCATGAGCTCTGCAGCCAGGAAGAAGAAAGCTCTGCGCAGTGCCTTCCCGGTGCTGGAGCAGCCCCTCCAGCCCGAACACCAACGTGTGTATGAAGCTAACCTCCGAAACAGCGACGCCTGCCACAACAA GTACATAGAGTTTAGTGAAAAGGTAAGGAAAGGTGGAGGGGAAAACGCCATCGCCAGACACACtcagagaaacaggaagttgctgGTCAGGGATCGGCTGCGCTTATTGCTGGATGATGAGGACTTCCTGGAGCTGTCACCATTCGCTGGTCTGGGTCTGCCGTACGGGGATGTCCCTTCAGCCGGCTGCATGACTG GTATTGGCAGGATCAATGGCCTGTGGTGTGTGTTCATTGCCCAAGATGCCACAGTGAAAGGCGGCACATCGTATCCAATCACGGTGAAGAAGACGCTACGAGCACAGGAAGTAGCAATTCAGAATCGCCTGCCTTGTGTTTACCTGGTCgactctggaggagctttcttACCACTGCag TCAGAGATCTTTCCTGATAAGAACCAGGGAGGAAGGTTGTTCTATAACGAAGCCATCATGTCTGCCATGAAGATCCCACAG GTGTCGGTGGTGTGCGGGTCATGCACGGCGGGTGGAGCTTACCTCCCCACCATGGCAGAAGAGTCAGTGATGGTGCACCGGATAGGGACTTTATTCCTGGCCGGACCCCCACTTGTCAAGGCCGCCACGGGAGAGGAAGTCACACCAGAAGACCTGGGAGGAGCCACGGTTCACGCTGA AGTCAGTGGCTGTGTGGACCATTTTGCCAGGGACGAAAAGGAGGCGTACTATTTCACCAGAAACATCGTATCCACCCTCAACTTCCAACTGCccgagggagaggaggaggatgaggagatgatgaggaagaagaaagcTGAGGAGGAGCCGCTGTATAGTTCAGAGGAGCTTCTGGGGCTCGCTCCTAAAAGTTATAACTACAGTCTGGATGTTAAGATG gtAGTCAGTCGGCTGACAGACGCGAGCCGCTTCCAGGAGTTCAAAGCTCGCTATGGAACCACACTCATCACCGGCTTTGCAAAGATACATGG CCATCTGGTGGGAATAGTAGCCAACAACGGAGAGCTGTTGTACCAGGCTGCACTGAAAGGAAGCCATTTTGTCCAGCTGTGCGACCAGAGAGACATCCCCCTCATCTTCCTCCAGAACACAACACCCGCAGCAGCTCAAACACTCTCCACAACTCAG GCAGAGATGGACAGTAACCGTCTGAAGGCTCAGGGTTCAATGATGTCAGCAGTAGCGTGTGCCACTGTCCCAAAAATCACCGTGGTGATTGGGGGTTGCCATGGTGCTGACAGCTACGCCATG TGTGGGCGGGCTTTTGACCCTAGCTTCCTGTTCCTGTGGCCCAACGCCAGAGTGTCGATGACGGCTCCGGGTCACGCTGGCTCTCTGCTTCCCTCTGACAGTGAGCAGGACGAGGActtgaagaagaagcaggaggacaAGTTAAATAAGAGATTGGAGGAGGAGAGCTCAGCTTTCTTCTCCTCCGGCAGGCTCTGGGACGACGGAGTCATTCTGCCTCAGGACACCAGGAAG GTTCTCAGAGACTGCCTGGACATCATCAAACAGCAGCAGTATCAGCTCTCCACAGAGAAACTACAACCACCACTTCTGCGTATTTAA
- the depdc1a gene encoding DEP domain-containing protein 1A isoform X2, translating into MSSHVITPGPYRATKLWNEVTRLFRAGMPLRKHRQNFRHHSSCFTASAAVDWMHQMLRSNSNFGPDVTRQQTVQLLKKFLKNHVIEDVKGRWGTEDLEDNTTLYRFPSSSPLKPIPSAPGSIKKRPSFRDKEGFFRFRNIKKQHEKETLENVDPALQAGAENQPTGEQQAPRRELTVEDEQEIWRDITLTHLQRILGVASLDEVLDQRYVNPQNIIHNMTKVNKHGVVTLDDKTNDLPHWVLSAMKSLANWPKYDSAQPSYPGFERDVFKTVSDYFYSLPQPVLTYELYELFINVLGLLQPQCERVTIEALQLCTLLLPPNSRRKLQLLMRMMSRISQNVDIPRLHPAIGTRTLMVHTFSGCVLGSAEECDLDELLATRLVSFLMDHQQSILSVPEYLLSAINDHIQYLRTVQVPIDGVSNVDGGIPVCAPMPIYTFCHQISGAEFEQQKLESSQKAMEELLEMLLTNQNMSEKERRKKLKQFQKQYPDIYSRRFPSSDGENKADNKPKIKPPLLNIMKTKAFSIRN; encoded by the exons ATGAGTTCTCATGTTATCACTCCTGGACCGTACCGGGCCACAAAACTG TGGAATGAGGTGACTCGATTGTTTCGGGCCGGTATGCCCCTCAGGAAACACCGCCAGAACTTCCGGCACCACTCCTCCTGCTTCACCGCCTCTGCCGCCGTTGACTGGATGCACCAGATGCTTCGTAGCAACAGCAATTTTGGCCCCGATGTCACCAGGCAGCAGACGGTGCAGCTCCTGAAGAAGTTTCTGAAGAACCACGTGATCGAAGACGTGAAGGGTCGCTGGGGCACGGAGGATCTGGAGGACAACACCACGCTGTACAG ATTCCCTTCCAGTTCCCCTCTGAAGCCCATTCCCTCGGCCCCTGGCTCTATTAAGAAAAGGCCTTCGTTCAGGGACAAAGAAGGTTTCTTCAGGTTTAGAAATATCAAGAAGCAGCATGAAAAGGAGACACTG GAAAATGTAGATCCTGCCCTCCAAGCCGGGGCAGAGAATCAGCCAACAGGAGAGCAGCAGGCGCCGAGACGAGAGCTGACGGTGGAGGATGAACAGGAGATCTGGAGAGACATCACCCTGACCCA CCTGCAGAGGATTCTGGGCGTTGCATCTCTTGATGAGGTTTTAGACCAACGTTATGTGAACCCACAGAACATCATCCATAACATGACCAAAGTCAACAAGCATGGAGTGGTCACACTGGACGACAAGACCA ATGACCTTCCACACTGGGTTTTGTCTGCCATGAAGAGCCTGGCTAACT GGCCGAAGTACGACAGTGCACAGCCATCCTATCCCGGCTTTGAGAGGGATGTCTTCAAAACGGTGTCCGATTACTTCTACAGCCTTCCGCAGCCAGTACTCACATACGAACTGTATGAACTATTTATCAACGTCCTGG gCCTTCTCCAGCCTCAGTGTGAGCGCGTGACCATCGAGGCCCTGCAGCTTtgcaccctcctcctcccccccaacTCCCGCAggaagctgcagctcctcatgaGGATGATGTCGCGCATCAGCCAGAATGTGGACATACCCCGCCTCCACCCCGCCATCGGCACCCGAACACTG ATGGTTCACACATTTTCAGGCTGCGTCCTAGGCAGCGCTGAGGAGTGTGATTTGGACGAGCTGTTGGCTACCAGATTGGTGTCATTTCTAATGGATCATCAACAAAGCATCCTCTCGGTCCCAGAGTACCTGCTCAGTGCTATCAATGACCATATACAGTACCTGCGCACTGTACAG GTCCCGATCGACGGTGTTTCTAATGTTGATGGCGGCATTCCAGTTTGCGCTCCGATGCCCATCTACACGTTCTGCCATCAGATTAGCGGCGCTGAGTTTGAACAGCAGAAGCTGGAATCGTCCCAGAAGGCCATGGAGGAGTTGCTGGAGATGCTGCTGACCAACCAAAACATGAGTGAGAAGGAGAGACGCAAGAAACTGAAGCAG TTTCAGAAGCAGTACCCAGACATCTACAGTCGGCGGTTTCCCTCTTCAGACGGGGAAAACAAGGCCGACAACAAGCCAAAGATTAAACCTCCACTCCTCAACATCATGAAGACCAAAGCTTTCAGCATCAGGAACTGA
- the LOC119488154 gene encoding retinal Mueller cells isomerohydrolase-like: MASRRVEHPAAGYRKIFETVEELNEPIPAEISGVIPSWLGGSLLRMGPGLFEVGDEPFNHLFDGQALMHKFDLKDGQVTYYRKFLRTDAYVRAMAENRVVITEFGTAAYPDPCKNIFSRFFTYFRGIEVTDNCVVNVYPIGEDFYAVTETNYITKVDPDSLETLKKVDLCKYLSVNGVTAHPHIDTDGTVYNIGNCFGKNMSLAYNIVKIPPAQKDKSDPLEKSQVVVQLPSSERLKPSYVHSFGMTDNHFVFVEQPVKINLLKFLSAWSVRGATYMDCFESNDSMGTWFHLATKEPADYLSSHKFRTSAFNIFHHINAYEEEGFIVVDLCTWKGHDFVYNYLYLANIKEEWEEVKRAAMRAPQPEVRRYVLPLDIHREEQGKNLVSLSYTTATAVLRSDGTVWLEPEVLFSGPRQAFEFPQINYSLCRGKKYSFAYGLGLNHFIPDRIVKLNVQTKESWVWQEEECYPSEPLFVPTPGATEEDDGVLLSIVVKPGAERPGFLLVLDAMKLTELARAEVDTIIPVTLHGMYKP; encoded by the exons ATGGCCAGCCGTCG GGTGGAGCATCCTGCTGCAGGCTACAGGAAGATCTTTGAGACAGTGGAGGAGCTGAACGAACCTATACCTGCTGAGATCAGTG GTGTTATACCATCATGGCTTGGCGGCAGTCTTCTCAGGATGGGTCCAGGTCTTTTCGAGGTGGGAGACGAACCTTTCAACCACCTGTTTGATGGACAGGCTCTCATGCACAAGTTCGACCTGAAGGACGGTCAGGTGACCTACTACAGGAA GTTCCTCAGGACGGATGCGTATGTTCGTGCCATGGCTGAAAACAGAGTAGTCATCACTGAGTTTGGAACAGCAGCCTACCCAGACCCCTGCAAAAACATCTTCTCCAG ATTCTTTACTTACTTCAGAGGCATCGAGGTGACCGACAACTGCGTCGTGAACGTCTATCCAATCGGCGAGGACTTCTACGCCGTCACAGAGACCAATTATATCACAAAGGTTGATCCTGATTCGCTGGAGACTTTAAAGAAG GTGGACCTGTGTAAGTACCTCTCAGTGAATGGGGTGACTGCCCACCCCCACATTGACACAGATGGTACAGTCTATAACATCGGCAACTGCTTTGGCAAGAACATGAGTCTGGCTTACAACATTGTCAAGATCCCACCTGCTCAGAAAG ACAAGTCAGATCCCCTGGAGAAATCCCAGGTCGTTGTTCAACTACCCAGCAGTGAGAGGTTAAAACCCTCCTACGTACACAG TTTCGGTATGACAGACAACCATTTTGTGTTTGTGGAGCAGCCGGTGAAGATCAACCTGCTCAAGTTCCTGTCGGCTTGGAGCGTCAGAGGAGCCACATACATGGACTGTTTTGAATCCAATGACAGCATGGGG ACATGGTTCCACCTGGCCACTAAGGAGCCAGCAGATTATCTGAGCAGCCACAAGTTCAGAACGTCAGCTTTCAACATCTTTCACCACATTAACGCCTACGAGGAGGAGGGATTCATCGTGGTCGACCTCTGCACATGGAAGGG TCATGACTTTGTGTATAACTACCTGTACCTGGCTAACATAAAGGAGGAATGGGAAGAAGTGAAGAGAGCAGCGATGAGAGCTCCTCAGCCTGAGGTCAGACGATACGTACTGCCACTGGATATACACAGG GAGGAGCAGGGAAAGAATCTGGTCTCTCTGTCCTACACTACAGCAACCGCTGTTCTTCGCAGTGATGGCACCGTCTGGCTCGAACCTGAAGTCCTCTTTTCTGGACCAAGAcagg CCTTTGAGTTTCCTCAGATTAACTACTCTCTGTGTCGTGGGAAGAAGTATTCCTTCGCCTATGGTCTGGGACTCAACCACTTCATCCCTGACAGG ATAGTCAAGCTGAACGTACAGACCAAAGAGAGCTGGGTGTGGCAGGAGGAAGAGTGTTACCCATCGGAGCCGCTGTTCGTACCAACACCTGGAGCTACAGAGGAGGACGATg GTGTGCTGCTGAGCATCGTGGTGAAGCCGGGTGCAGAGAGACCGGGCTTCCTGCTGGTGCTGGATGCCATGAAACTGACCGAGCTGGCCAGGGCCGAGGTCGACACCATCATCCCCGTGACCCTCCACGGCATGTACAAACCATGA
- the si:ch211-198n5.11 gene encoding methylcrotonoyl-coenzyme A carboxylase 2 isoform X2 has translation MLRNRTEERHHRLAEQCWQCSVRSMSSAARKKKALRSAFPVLEQPLQPEHQRVYEANLRNSDACHNKYIEFSEKVRKGGGENAIARHTQRNRKLLVRDRLRLLLDDEDFLELSPFAGLGLPYGDVPSAGCMTGIGRINGLWCVFIAQDATVKGGTSYPITVKKTLRAQEVAIQNRLPCVYLVDSGGAFLPLQSEIFPDKNQGGRLFYNEAIMSAMKIPQVSVVCGSCTAGGAYLPTMAEESVMVHRIGTLFLAGPPLVKAATGEEVTPEDLGGATVHAEVSGCVDHFARDEKEAYYFTRNIVSTLNFQLPEGEEEDEEMMRKKKAEEEPLYSSEELLGLAPKSYNYSLDVKMVVSRLTDASRFQEFKARYGTTLITGFAKIHGHLVGIVANNGELLYQAALKGSHFVQLCDQRDIPLIFLQNTTPAAAQTLSTTQAEMDSNRLKAQGSMMSAVACATVPKITVVIGGCHGADSYAMCGRAFDPSFLFLWPNARVSMTAPGHAGSLLPSDSEQDEDLKKKQEDKLNKRLEEESSAFFSSGRLWDDGVILPQDTRKVLRDCLDIIKQQQYQLSTEKLQPPLLRI, from the exons ATGCTGAGAaacaggacagaggagagacatcACAG GCTGGCTGAGCAGTGTTGGCAATGTTCAGTCCGCAGCATGAGCTCTGCAGCCAGGAAGAAGAAAGCTCTGCGCAGTGCCTTCCCGGTGCTGGAGCAGCCCCTCCAGCCCGAACACCAACGTGTGTATGAAGCTAACCTCCGAAACAGCGACGCCTGCCACAACAA GTACATAGAGTTTAGTGAAAAGGTAAGGAAAGGTGGAGGGGAAAACGCCATCGCCAGACACACtcagagaaacaggaagttgctgGTCAGGGATCGGCTGCGCTTATTGCTGGATGATGAGGACTTCCTGGAGCTGTCACCATTCGCTGGTCTGGGTCTGCCGTACGGGGATGTCCCTTCAGCCGGCTGCATGACTG GTATTGGCAGGATCAATGGCCTGTGGTGTGTGTTCATTGCCCAAGATGCCACAGTGAAAGGCGGCACATCGTATCCAATCACGGTGAAGAAGACGCTACGAGCACAGGAAGTAGCAATTCAGAATCGCCTGCCTTGTGTTTACCTGGTCgactctggaggagctttcttACCACTGCag TCAGAGATCTTTCCTGATAAGAACCAGGGAGGAAGGTTGTTCTATAACGAAGCCATCATGTCTGCCATGAAGATCCCACAG GTGTCGGTGGTGTGCGGGTCATGCACGGCGGGTGGAGCTTACCTCCCCACCATGGCAGAAGAGTCAGTGATGGTGCACCGGATAGGGACTTTATTCCTGGCCGGACCCCCACTTGTCAAGGCCGCCACGGGAGAGGAAGTCACACCAGAAGACCTGGGAGGAGCCACGGTTCACGCTGA AGTCAGTGGCTGTGTGGACCATTTTGCCAGGGACGAAAAGGAGGCGTACTATTTCACCAGAAACATCGTATCCACCCTCAACTTCCAACTGCccgagggagaggaggaggatgaggagatgatgaggaagaagaaagcTGAGGAGGAGCCGCTGTATAGTTCAGAGGAGCTTCTGGGGCTCGCTCCTAAAAGTTATAACTACAGTCTGGATGTTAAGATG gtAGTCAGTCGGCTGACAGACGCGAGCCGCTTCCAGGAGTTCAAAGCTCGCTATGGAACCACACTCATCACCGGCTTTGCAAAGATACATGG CCATCTGGTGGGAATAGTAGCCAACAACGGAGAGCTGTTGTACCAGGCTGCACTGAAAGGAAGCCATTTTGTCCAGCTGTGCGACCAGAGAGACATCCCCCTCATCTTCCTCCAGAACACAACACCCGCAGCAGCTCAAACACTCTCCACAACTCAG GCAGAGATGGACAGTAACCGTCTGAAGGCTCAGGGTTCAATGATGTCAGCAGTAGCGTGTGCCACTGTCCCAAAAATCACCGTGGTGATTGGGGGTTGCCATGGTGCTGACAGCTACGCCATG TGTGGGCGGGCTTTTGACCCTAGCTTCCTGTTCCTGTGGCCCAACGCCAGAGTGTCGATGACGGCTCCGGGTCACGCTGGCTCTCTGCTTCCCTCTGACAGTGAGCAGGACGAGGActtgaagaagaagcaggaggacaAGTTAAATAAGAGATTGGAGGAGGAGAGCTCAGCTTTCTTCTCCTCCGGCAGGCTCTGGGACGACGGAGTCATTCTGCCTCAGGACACCAGGAAG GTTCTCAGAGACTGCCTGGACATCATCAAACAGCAGCAGTATCAGCTCTCCACAGAGAAACTACAACCACCACTTCTGCGTATTTAA